The proteins below are encoded in one region of Nocardioides marmorisolisilvae:
- the istA gene encoding IS21 family transposase: protein MITLEDWALIRRLAAEGVPKARIAARLGISRTTVIKAVNSEAPPRYERTPKASSFAVFEPRVRELLEVTPDMPATVLAERVGWTGSIRWFSENVKRLRPEHRPVDPADRLVWAPGDAAQCDLWFPPRRIPLEDGTTKLLPVLVITAAHSRFITAKMIPTRKTEDLLLGSWELIQQLGRVPRRLIWDNEPGIGRGHRRAEGVEQFMGTLATKLVLLPPRDPESKGLVERRNGWFETSFMPGRTFGSPVDFNDQFGDWLLKANARTVRTIKASPVDLVEADRAAMLPLPPIPLHLGWRNRIRLGRDYYVRLDTNDYSVDPTLIGRLVDVSADLEHVRVHAEGRLVTEHTRIWARGATVTDPAHVETAAWLRKRFQQPRPVSAATTGDDLLRDLSDYDRAFGLLGNDEGAMS, encoded by the coding sequence GTGATCACTTTGGAGGACTGGGCGCTGATCAGGAGGCTGGCTGCTGAGGGGGTGCCGAAGGCACGGATCGCGGCACGGTTGGGGATCTCGCGGACCACGGTCATCAAGGCGGTGAACTCTGAGGCGCCGCCCCGCTATGAGCGGACGCCGAAGGCGTCGTCGTTCGCGGTGTTCGAGCCGCGGGTGCGGGAGTTGCTCGAGGTGACGCCGGATATGCCTGCCACGGTGTTGGCCGAGCGGGTCGGCTGGACGGGATCGATCCGCTGGTTCTCCGAGAACGTGAAGCGGCTGCGTCCCGAGCATCGGCCGGTGGATCCGGCGGATCGGCTCGTCTGGGCGCCGGGTGATGCGGCGCAGTGTGATCTGTGGTTCCCGCCGAGGCGGATCCCGCTGGAGGACGGCACCACCAAGCTGTTGCCGGTGCTGGTGATCACCGCCGCGCACTCGAGGTTCATCACCGCGAAGATGATCCCTACCCGCAAGACTGAGGACCTGCTGCTGGGTTCGTGGGAGTTGATCCAGCAACTGGGACGGGTGCCACGACGCCTGATCTGGGACAACGAGCCTGGCATCGGCCGCGGACACCGCCGCGCCGAAGGCGTCGAGCAGTTCATGGGCACCTTGGCCACCAAGCTGGTCTTGCTGCCGCCCAGGGATCCGGAATCCAAGGGATTGGTGGAACGCCGCAATGGCTGGTTCGAGACCTCCTTCATGCCCGGACGCACCTTCGGCTCCCCGGTCGACTTCAACGACCAGTTCGGCGACTGGCTGCTGAAGGCGAACGCGCGGACGGTGCGCACCATCAAGGCATCCCCGGTTGATCTGGTCGAGGCCGACCGGGCCGCGATGCTGCCGCTGCCACCAATCCCGTTGCATCTGGGTTGGCGCAACCGGATCCGACTGGGCCGCGACTACTACGTGCGTCTGGACACCAACGACTACTCCGTGGACCCGACCCTGATCGGCCGCCTCGTCGACGTGTCCGCCGACCTGGAGCACGTCCGGGTCCACGCCGAGGGACGGCTGGTCACCGAGCACACCCGAATCTGGGCCAGGGGCGCTACCGTCACCGACCCCGCCCATGTCGAGACCGCTGCCTGGCTGCGCAAACGGTTCCAGCAACCACGCCCAGTCAGTGCAGCGACAACTGGCGATGACCTTCTGCGCGATCTGAGTGACTACGACCGCGCCTTCGGTCTGCTCGGCAACGACGAGGGAGCGATGAGCTGA
- a CDS encoding HNH endonuclease family protein — translation MKRLPAALAAAILVASALALTGPANAAPAQQRARSTSSGTPEAVNGRKVVTTLRAGIRSLHTAYPRRAGYVRSKFRTWDDADHDCRDTRAEVLQSESKGKVRGGCTILRGSWRPYYDAHTYHSASSLDIDHLVPLAEAWASGARWWSSAKREAYANDLTDPRTLIAVSAHDNRSKGDRDPAFWLPSHAKCTYVTQWTAVKIRWGLSANEGEKRAVQDVARRCGRRRIVVHKARVVFAAAPHKHHSGGTSGATGGGGGCTHTSSGSCIRAGEFCKQADYGHTGRDASGNMLVCTGDRTHPRWKRR, via the coding sequence ATGAAGCGCCTGCCCGCAGCCCTCGCCGCTGCGATCCTCGTCGCGAGTGCTCTCGCGCTCACCGGCCCCGCCAACGCGGCGCCAGCGCAGCAGCGGGCGAGGTCGACGTCCTCAGGCACGCCCGAGGCTGTCAACGGCAGGAAGGTTGTCACGACCCTTCGAGCCGGTATTCGCAGCCTGCATACGGCCTATCCTCGGCGGGCCGGCTACGTGCGGTCGAAGTTCCGCACCTGGGACGACGCGGACCACGATTGCCGGGACACGCGGGCTGAGGTGCTCCAGTCTGAGTCCAAGGGCAAGGTGAGGGGCGGATGCACGATCCTGCGCGGCTCTTGGCGACCGTACTACGACGCCCACACGTATCACTCAGCGTCGAGCCTGGATATCGATCACCTGGTGCCGCTCGCGGAGGCCTGGGCGTCGGGCGCACGGTGGTGGTCGTCTGCGAAGCGTGAGGCCTATGCCAATGACCTAACAGACCCGCGCACGCTGATCGCTGTCTCGGCCCACGACAACAGGTCCAAGGGGGACCGTGACCCCGCGTTCTGGCTGCCCTCGCACGCGAAGTGCACCTACGTCACTCAATGGACTGCGGTGAAGATTCGTTGGGGTCTCTCGGCCAATGAGGGTGAGAAGAGAGCGGTGCAGGATGTCGCGCGAAGGTGTGGAAGGCGCCGGATCGTCGTGCACAAGGCTCGCGTGGTGTTCGCTGCAGCGCCGCACAAGCACCACTCCGGCGGCACCAGTGGCGCTACTGGTGGTGGCGGTGGCTGCACGCATACCAGCTCGGGCAGCTGCATCCGCGCCGGCGAGTTCTGCAAGCAAGCCGACTACGGGCACACCGGACGCGACGCGAGCGGCAACATGCTCGTGTGCACCGGTGACCGTACGCACCCTCGATGGAAGCGCCGCTGA
- a CDS encoding hemolysin family protein, translating into MSTGSALLVAVVLLLGNFYFVASEFALVSARRTKVEPRAAAGSRMARTTLRAMEDLSHLIAAAQIGITVCSLGLGAVAEPAVSRLLEPWAHDLGMSSDWVHPLAFVVALAMVMYFHVVLGEMVPKNLALAGPERAAILLGPPMMALVTVIRPLAIALDAAANAVVRALHIEPRTELASTFTAAQVEAMVDESRSVGLLGQGEYERLSGALGFSSRTVREVLLPLSQLQTVPQGARVTDVERICAETGFSRFPVTGADGTLVGYLHIKDVLQPDPHGRAGTVQDKWIRPFASVAADANLGQALTVLQAKGAHLALALDEDGSTLGVATLEDVIEELVGEIRDASHAD; encoded by the coding sequence ATGAGCACCGGCAGCGCCCTGCTGGTGGCCGTCGTGCTGCTGCTGGGCAACTTCTACTTCGTGGCCTCGGAGTTCGCGTTGGTGTCCGCGCGCCGCACGAAGGTGGAGCCGCGCGCGGCAGCGGGCTCCCGGATGGCCCGGACGACGCTGCGCGCCATGGAGGACCTGTCCCACCTCATCGCGGCCGCCCAGATCGGCATCACGGTCTGTTCGCTCGGACTCGGCGCGGTCGCCGAGCCGGCCGTGTCGCGGCTGCTCGAACCCTGGGCCCACGACCTCGGGATGAGCAGCGACTGGGTGCATCCGCTGGCGTTCGTGGTGGCCCTGGCCATGGTGATGTACTTCCACGTCGTCCTCGGCGAGATGGTCCCCAAGAACCTCGCCCTGGCCGGACCCGAGCGTGCTGCGATCCTGCTCGGTCCGCCGATGATGGCGCTGGTGACGGTGATCAGGCCGCTCGCCATCGCGCTGGACGCCGCGGCCAACGCCGTCGTACGCGCGCTGCACATCGAGCCGCGGACCGAGCTGGCCTCCACCTTCACCGCCGCCCAGGTCGAGGCGATGGTCGACGAGTCCCGCAGCGTCGGCCTGCTCGGACAGGGCGAGTACGAGCGACTCTCCGGGGCACTGGGGTTCAGCTCGCGGACGGTGCGCGAGGTACTGCTGCCGCTCAGCCAGCTCCAGACGGTGCCGCAGGGAGCGCGGGTGACCGATGTGGAGCGGATCTGCGCAGAGACCGGCTTCTCCCGGTTCCCAGTCACCGGCGCCGACGGCACGTTGGTCGGCTACCTGCACATCAAGGACGTGCTGCAGCCCGACCCGCATGGCCGGGCCGGCACGGTGCAGGACAAGTGGATCCGGCCGTTCGCCTCCGTGGCGGCGGACGCGAACCTCGGTCAGGCGCTGACGGTCCTTCAGGCCAAGGGCGCCCACTTGGCGCTGGCGCTGGACGAGGACGGCAGCACCCTCGGCGTCGCCACCCTCGAGGACGTCATCGAGGAGCTCGTCGGGGAGATCCGCGACGCCTCCCACGCCGACTGA